A region from the Linepithema humile isolate Giens D197 chromosome 1, Lhum_UNIL_v1.0, whole genome shotgun sequence genome encodes:
- the LOC105677140 gene encoding CLIP domain-containing serine protease HP8-like, with translation MLLQFLFSNMMRHILWCLVLLCSISIAFSNIDITQHPNWPLLKHGKCGNSNSDRIIGGKNASLGAYPWIARIGYKSPITGDEISYRCGGILINPLYVITAAHCVANLPNNLEIGGIRLGEHNTLTDPDCEKEYCAEPVQDFLPESIVVHEDYDKPLFKNDIAIIRLNKPAVYNSEFINCSILINDHVRVICMMSDELLKKNFVGEMAEVAGWGIYDLIIFTSYRFADDPKPSIILQTIKLPIVEIDRCAKAFKSYTTVDDKQMCVGGVLGQDSCGGDSGGPLMKVESQDGTPPRYYLIGIVSFGAKFCGSSTMPAVYSSIAKYITWILDHISP, from the exons ATGCTGCTGCAATTTTTG TTTTCAAACATGATGAGACATATTCTATGGTGCCTTGTACTTTTGTGCAGCATTTCCATAGCATTTTCCAACA TCGATATAACACAGCATCCTAACTGGCCACTACTGAAGCATGGCAAATGCGGCAATTCCAACAGCGATCGCATTATCGGCGGTAAGAACGCGAGCCTCGGCGCGTATCCTTGGATCGCGCGAATAGGATACAAAAGTCCTATAACCGGCGACGAAATAAGTTACAGATGCGGTGGCATCTTGATCAATCCATTGTACGTTATCACGGCTGCACACTGCGTGGCGAATCTTCCTAATAA TTTGGAGATCGGTGGAATTCGTCTAGGCGAGCACAACACTCTGACTGATCCCGATTGCGAGAAGGAATATTGCGCAGAGCCGGTGCAAGATTTCTTGCCGGAATCAATAGTCGTTCACGAGGATTACGATAAGCCTCTGTTCAAGAATGACATAGCAATAATACGGTTGAACAAGCCGGCGGTTTACAACAGTGAGTTTATAAACTGTTCAATCTTAATTAACG ATCACGTGAGAGTGATATGCATGATGAGCGATGAACTTCTGAAGAAGAACTTTGTCGGCGAGATGGCGGAAGTGGCTGGTTGGGGAATATACGACCTCA TAATATTTACGAGTTATCGATTCGCAGACGATCCCAAGCCCAGCATAATTCTGCAGACGATCAAGCTGCCGATTGTCGAGATAGACAGGTGTGCGAAGGCTTTCAAAAGTTACACGACTGTAGACGACAAGCAGATGTGCGTGGGCGGTGTTTTGGGCCAGGACTCTTGCGGCGGCGACAGCGGCGGGCCGCTGATGAAGGTGGAGAGCCAGGACGGAACACCTCCTAGGTATTACTTGATCGGCATCGTCTCGTTCGGCGCAAAGTTCTGCGGCAGTTCCACGATGCCCGCTGTTTACAGCAGTATCGCCAAATACATTACATGGATCCTAGATCACATCTCACCATGA
- the LOC105677139 gene encoding ovochymase → MSTSFLVSFKFLTLLIVSINAQYQSSQTECRVDNQVGTCIHARNCQLVANILQQSRDEAIAYLRRNHCGFDGSNPMVCCIVGNANVITRPGGTTTNPGINTDRNPVTPNQPINENIPVDLANNPLLPSNCGRDLSQRIVGGERTELDEFPWMTLLEYQKPNGRTTACGGVLISKRYVLTAAHCIKGKDLPTTWRLSSVRLGEYDTDTDEDCVKDSETTRVCADDPISVGVEEQIAHEEYRPLSRDQRYDIALLRLVRDVPFTSYIKPICLPSNLTTGNKFYVAGWGKTETRSASNVKLKLAVPLANQDQCDQRYSNAGVRLGQGQLCAGGQLGKDSCRGDSGGPLMAVERVADGTGRWTAIGVVSFGPSPCGLQGWPGVYTKVADFVPWIVSKIRALYDSVAQPRQIGVDRKRDCRIRQFTNQSAKNYTVITEINMTLMGLFVFFLALTTINAQCLDKRASCTNIRNCPPVMEILQRERLRNQTLQSLQCGVEGNNTMICCLNEDIILEPTTTTTTTTTTTTTPRIDSETPSPPDVTNHPNLRLLDSKCGPITQQKVIGGHKTGVFDFPWMALIAYDIGQPNPEFRCGGTIISSRYILTAAHCVTSLPSFVRLIGVRVGDHDISKERDCDTDENGLEFECAERYQNFGVESVHYHPDYTTAKLQNDIALIRLNSSVDFKPLNVKSICLPYGTAAKLSQKKAIVTGWGATELGTRSYDLLQAKLPLVPHEQCKDVYKRTTEIWHKQLCAGGVNKIDSCHGDSGGPLQAPGIYNGNAVRTIQYGVVSYGPKECDTEGYPGVYTKVAYYMDWILDTMTD, encoded by the exons ATGTCGACGTCCTTCCTGGTGTCTTTCAAATTCCTCACATTGCTGATCGTCAGTATCAATGCGC AATATCAAAGCTCGCAAACGGAGTGCAGAGTCGACAATCAGGTGGGCACATGCATACACGCGCGCAATTGTCAATTGGTGGCGAACATCCTGCAGCAGTCGCGCGACGAAGCGATCGCCTATCTGAGACGCAACCACTGCGGCTTCGACGGCAGTAATCCGATGGTGTGCTGCATCGTTGGCAACGCGAACGTCATCACTCGTCCAGGCGGCACCACAACGAATCCCGGGATCAACACGGACAGGAATCCGGTGACACCCAACCAACCAATCAATGAGAACATCCCAGTCGATCTGGCCAACAATCCTTTGCTGCCGAGCAATTGTGGCCGCGATCTGTCGCAGAGGATCGTCGGCGGCGAGCGCACCGAGCTCGACGAGTTCCCGTGGATGACGCTCTTGGAATACCAGAAAC CCAATGGCAGAACCACGGCGTGCGGCGGTGTCCTGATCAGCAAGCGCTACGTCCTTACCGCCGCGCACTGCATCAAGGGCAAGGATCTGCCGACGACCTGGCGTCTGAGCAGCGTCCGGCTGGGTGAATACGACACCGACACCGACGAGGACTGCGTGAAGGACAGTGAAACCACTCGGGTGTGCGCGGACGATCCGATCTCGGTGGGCGTTGAGGAGCAGATCGCCCACGAGGAATACCGGCCGCTATCGCGCGATCAACGTTACGATATCGCGCTGCTGCGTCTCGTCCGCGACGTGCCGTTCACCAGCTACATCAAGCCGATCTGCCTGCCGTCCAACTTGACGACCGGCAACAAGTTCTACGTGGCCGGCTGGGGCAAGACCGAGACCCGCTCGGCGTCGAACGTCAAGCTGAAACTCGCCGTGCCGTTGGCGAATCAAGACCAGTGCGATCAGAGATACAGCAATGCCGGCGTGCGTCTCGGCCAAGGACAGCTCTGCGCCGGAGGTCAGTTGGGCAAGGACTCGTGTAGAGGCGACTCAGGTGGTCCCCTGATGGCCGTCGAGAGAGTCGCCGACGGCACCGGCCGGTGGACGGCCATTGGCGTTGTGTCCTTCGGACCGTCTCCGTGCGGCCTGCAGGGCTGGCCCGGTGTTTACACCAAAGTGGCGGACTTCGTTCCTTGGATCGTCAGTAAAATAAGAGCGT TGTATGACAGCGTCGCGCAGCCTCGACAGATCGGCGTGGATCGCAAGCGAGACTGTCGCATTCGCCAAT TTACAAATCAATCGGCGAAGAACTATACAGTGATAACAGAAATAAACATGACGCTTATGGGtctatttgtatttttcctcGCTTTAACAACAATCAATGCAC AGTGTTTGGATAAACGCGCCTCTTGCACTAACATTCGCAATTGTCCGCCCGTCATGGAAATCCTCCAGCGTGAGAGACTTAGAAACCAAACGTTGCAGAGTTTGCAATGCGGCGTCGAAGGCAATAACACGATGATTTGTTGCTTGAACGAGGATATCATCcta gaaccgacgacgacgacgacaacgacaacgacaacgacgacgactcCGAGAATAGACTCGGAAACTCCTTCTCCACCAGATGTAACGAATCATCCAAATCTTCGTCTGTTAGATTCAAAGTGCGGACCCATCACCCAGCAAAAGGTGATCGGCGGGCACAAAACCGGAGTCTTCGATTTCCCGTGGATGGCGTTAATCGCGTACGACATCGGACAGCCGAATCCGGAATTCCGTTGCGGCGGCACGATTATTTCCTCACGATACATCCTCACCGCCGCCCACTGTGTCACATCGCTTCCGTcat TTGTCAGACTGATAGGCGTCAGGGTGGGAGATCATGACATAAGTAAGGAGCGCGACTGCGACACGGATGAAAATGGACTCGAGTTCGAATGTGCTGAGAGATATCAGAATTTCGGCGTGGAGAGTGTTCACTATCATCCGGACTACACAACAGCAAAGCTGCAAAATGATATTGCACTCATCAGACTGAATTCCTCCGTGGACTTCAAACCTCTGAATGTTAAATCCATTTGTCTACCTTATGGCACCGCTGCAAAGTTAAGTCAAAAAAAG GCGATAGTAACTGGCTGGGGCGCGACAGAATTAGGTACGCGTAGTTATGACCTCCTGCAGGCAAAACTGCCGTTGGTGCCGCACGAGCAGTGCAAGGACGTGTACAAGCGGACCACGGAGATTTGGCACAAGCAACTGTGTGCCGGCGGCGTAAATAAAATCGACTCATGCCATGGTGATAGCGGCGGGCCTCTGCAAGCGCCCGGTATATACAACGGCAATGCAGTGCGCACCATTCAATACGGCGTGGTCAGCTACGGACCGAAAGAGTGCGACACCGAGGGCTATCCTGGAGTCTACACCAAGGTTGCCTACTACATGGACTGGATTCTCGACACAATGACAGACTAG
- the LOC105677187 gene encoding CLIP domain-containing serine protease HP8-like, whose product MNYTVITEINMTLTYLFVFFLALTTINAQCSDRRASCINIRNCPPVIAILQRPRPLSAETLQTLRNLQCGFQGNDPMVCCLNAEPTTTTTTTATVTTATMTDSATPSPPDVMNHPNLRLLDSGCGPITQPRVFGGNKTGVFEFPWMALIAYDTGRLNPEFRCGGTIISSKYILTAAHCVTLLPSTLRLIGVRVGDHDISKERDCDRDESGLELECAERYQDFGVESVHYHPDYTTSKLQNDIAIIRLNSSVDFRPLNVKSICLPYGTAAKLNQKRAIVTGWGATEFGPRSQDLLQAKLPLVPHEQCKDVYKRTTEIWHKQLCAGGLNNIDSCLGDSGGPLQAPGIYNGRAVRTVQYGVVSYGLKQCGTEGYPGVYTKVAYYMDWILDTMTD is encoded by the exons ATGAACTATACAGTGATAACAGAAATAAACATGACGCTCACTTATCTGTTTGTATTTTTCCTCGCTTTAACAACAATCAATGCAC AGTGCTCAGACAGACGCGCCTCTTGCATTAACATTCGCAATTGTCCGCCCGTCATAGCGATCCTCCAACGTCCAAGACCACTTTCGGCAGAAACGTTGCAGACCCTCAGGAATTTACAATGTGGCTTCCAGGGCAACGACCCGATGGTTTGCTGCCTGAACGCG gaaccgacgacgacgacgacgacaacagCGACGGTGACAACAGCGACGATGACAGATTCTGCGACTCCTTCTCCACCGGATGTAATGAATCATCCGAATCTACGTCTCTTGGATTCAGGGTGCGGACCCATCACCCAACCGAGGGTGTTCGGCGGTAACAAAACCGGAGTCTTCGAGTTTCCATGGATGGCGCTAATAGCGTACGACACCGGAAGGCTGAATCCGGAATTCCGATGCGGCGGCACGATCATCTCCTCAAAATACATCCTCACCGCCGCCCACTGTGTCACATTGCTTCCGTcaa CTCTCAGACTGATAGGCGTCAGGGTGGGAGATCATGACATAAGTAAGGAGCGCGACTGCGACAGGGATGAGAGTGGACTCGAGCTCGAATGTGCTGAGAGGTATCAGGATTTCGGCGTGGAGAGTGTTCACTATCATCCGGACTACACAACATCAAAGCTGCAAAATGATATTGCAATCATCAGACTGAATTCCTCCGTGGACTTCAGACCTCTGAATGTTAAATCCATTTGTCTACCTTATGGCACCGCTGCAAAGTTAAATCAAAAAAGG GCGATAGTAACTGGCTGGGGCGCGACAGAGTTTGGTCCGCGTAGTCAGGACCTCCTGCAGGCAAAATTGCCGTTGGTGCCGCACGAGCAGTGCAAGGACGTGTACAAACGGACCACGGAGATTTGGCACAAGCAACTGTGTGCCGGCGGTTTAAATAACATTGACTCGTGTCTGGGTGATAGTGGCGGGCCTCTGCAAGCGCCCGGTATCTACAACGGCCGGGCAGTGCGCACCGTTCAATACGGCGTGGTCAGTTATGGATTGAAACAGTGCGGCACTGAGGGCTATCCTGGAGTCTACACCAAGGTCGCCTACTACATGGACTGGATTCTCGACACAATGACCGACTAG
- the LOC105677185 gene encoding protein FAM161A has product MTEHRGTSFFHSCVKMPVDPCSRQPTPSYERPRLSSRGQRSKEKVKRINFVEGEPPAVEDSESSSPRDTLENFLEFLKSIPDYGQVHHLSNEQFKQQLEYLKRKQRLLLQNLKNSLDDTEKPSSRLSFARNESSKSKNEIKSDHLKLSGKKCYLEESRTSSPILFPCGTFAGLAEDQDLLTYRCRDKDKETKTMRNKEILAANKSWSTWSGSKSDDSVDSEDGEDSIETKSLPPSSSKEWHPTVPKPFSFMLREEAEKYMAEIETAECAKQDNEKKSPSKKRRVRPIPITSKIPLYDKLMAEKEERSRIVREESALNLLSQVRPFKLECDRRAWRSLARSSPELRSASKSSCSSRFKAKPVPRNLFGTEVYDRMLEDEYYRQLRKRVRAAELLKSSSLPPSMARRERVKSACSFLQDAASKDEDDEPVVTPATTATTSDRVRSAMTSLMSSRGNNLAAILRCQASREKLEHEIRERMEEKRREQLLKVRETLIGRKPAWRALRSAARHEHDRDLDLRTSLRRDEAREQAERHRLHMEMMLDRVTQIPTLFERHSQSFQSLAKAQQQKTSSKSARKKKKKKKKKQQQPKRSTSSSLDSYLSFASNYRPNSGSLISSSGTLASSSQSSSKSSHDSSDKSVTTKSETSTLKRKTDRGPLKVSINETAELIEDRNEKSFSSDERSRSEEHEDAL; this is encoded by the exons ATGACGGAGCACAGAGGCACATCGTTCTTTCATTCGTGCGTGAAGATGCCAGTAGACCCCTGCAGCCGGCAACCGACTCCTTCATATGAGCGACCTCGATTATCGTCCAGAGGTCAAAGGTCGaaggaaaaagtgaagagGATTAACTTCGTCGAAGGTGAACCACCTGCTGTTGAAGACTCGGAATCATCGAGTCCGCGCGACACCCTGGAGAACTTTCTGGAGTTCCTGAAAAGCATACCCGATTATGGACAAGTGCATCACCTGTCGAACGAGCAGTTCAAGCAACAGCTTGAGTATCTGAAAAGGAAGCAGCGGTTATTGCTTCAGAATTTGAAGAACTCACTGGACGACACAGAGAAACCGTCGTCGCGATTATCGTTTGCGAGAAACGAAAGCTCGAAATCAAAGAATGAAATTAAGTCAGATCATCTGAAGTTGAGCGGCAAGAAATGTTATCTTGAAGAGTCCAGGACTAGCAGCCCGATATTGTTTCCGTGTGGTACTTTTGCCGGTCTCGCCGAGGATCAAGATTTACTGACGTACAG ATGCAGAGACAAGGACAAGGAGACAAAAACGATGCGCAATAAGGAGATACTCGCTGCCAACAAGAGCTGGAGCACATGGAGCGGGTCGAAGAGTGATGACAGCGTCGATAGTGAGGATGGCGAGGATAGTATTGAGACTAAAAGTTTACCACCGAGCAGCTCCAAAGAATGGCACCCCACCGTGCCCAAACCATTTAGCTTCATGCTGAG AGAGGAGGCGGAAAAATATATGGCGGAGATAGAGACGGCCGAATGCGCGAAGCAGGATAACGAAAAGAAGAGTCCTTCGAAAAAACGGCGTGTCAGGCCGATTCCCATTACGTCCAAGATACCACTTTACGACAAACTGATGGccgagaaagaagaaag AAGTCGCATCGTGCGCGAGGAAAGCGCGCTGAATCTACTGTCGCAGGTGCGACCTTTCAAGCTGGAGTGCGACCGTCGTGCCTGGCGATCTCTGGCGAGGTCCAGTCCTGAGCTCCGCTCGGCTTCTAAAAGCAGCTGTTCATCGCGCTTCAAGGCCAAGCCGGTGCCAAGAAACCTGTTCGGCACCGAGGTTTATGATCGCATGCTCGAGGACGAATATTACAG GCAACTGAGAAAAAGGGTGAGAGCCGCCGAGCTGCTGAAATCCTCTTCCTTGCCGCCGTCGATGGCGAGGCGCGAGCGAGTCAAGTCGGCGTGTTCATTTTTGCAGGATGCAGCAAGTAAGGACGAAGACGATGAGCCCGTCGTTACTCCGGCAACGACAGCGACGACATCTGACAGGGTCAGATCTGCGATGACGTCCTTGATGTCCTCGCGCGGAAACAATCTGGCTGCGATCCTGAGATGCCAAGCCTCACG AGAGAAACTGGAGCACGAGATACGGGAGCGAATGGAGGAAAAACGGCGGGAGCAGCTGCTGAAGGTCAGAGAGACGTTGATCGGCCGGAAACCCGCGTGGAGGGCCCTGAGATCGGCCGCGAG GCACGAGCATGACAGGGACCTGGATTTACGGACGTCCCTCCGCCGTGACGAGGCGCGGGAACAGGCCGAGCGCCATCGCTTGCACATGGAGATGATGCTGGATCGCGTCACGCAAATACCAACTCTCTTCGAACGGCATTCCCAG AGCTTCCAGTCGCTTGCGAAGGCGCAGCAGCAAAAGACTTCTTCGAAGAGCGCccggaaaaagaaaaagaagaagaagaagaagcagcAACAGCCGAAGAGGTCCACTTCAAGCAGCCTGGACTCATACTTGAGCTTTGCCAGCAATTACAGACCGAATTCCGGTTCGTTGATCAGCTCTTCCGGCACTCTGGCGTCTTCGAGCCAGTCGTCGTCGAAGTCGTCTCACGACTCTTCCGACAAGTCGGTGACCACCAAGTCGGAAACATCGACGTTGAAGAGAAAGACCGATCGAGGCCCGCTGAAGGTGTCAATCAACGAGACGGCGGAGCTGATTGAGGATCGTAACGAGAAATCGTTCAGCAGCGACGAACGGTCTCGCAGCGAGGAACATGAGGACGCGTTGTAA
- the Coq6 gene encoding ubiquinone biosynthesis monooxygenase COQ6, mitochondrial produces the protein MLSFRLFITSLSQNCKHVIPSASAVSRKNYSSSMENEENYDVIVTGGGMVGTTMACALANNRRLEDKKVLLLEGSAKKEYKLQEQYSNRVVALNQETRTLLSSLGVWKHIEATRFCPVRKMQVWDAYSDAVITFDENHLSEELAYIVENDLLLDAINKQLSEKKNVTVAYESKIADVKLPKMSSEFATVQLQSGKQYRTRLLVGADGVNSLVRKAMGVAYPNWRYDQLGIVATLKLSEPTENVVAWQRFLPTGPIALLPLTDSLSSLVWSMTSEKAKELLQVTEEEFVDRVNEALWRDYPKNSIVEGGMQALRQLLAEFSLQTGVSRQLQPSIAAIVEGSRAAFPLGFGHAASYIRPGTVLIGDAAHRVHPLAGQGVNLGFGDVTVLTQILAEAVMDGGLINDMMYLEKYETLRQRHNVPTMLVIDALHRLYRGTATPIVLTRSLGLQLMNAIPQVKKILMDQAAGRTILKF, from the exons ATGTTGTCGTTTCGCCTCTTTATTACGTCGTTATCGCAAAATTGCAAGCATGTTATTCCCAGTGCGAGCGCAGTgtcgagaaaaaattattcgtcCAGCAtggaaaatgaagaaaattacgaTGTGATCGTCACTGGAGGCGGCATGGTCGGCACGACAATGGCATGTGCTTTAg CGAACAATAGAAGGCTGGAAGACAAGAAGGTCTTGCTTTTGGAAGGTAGTGCAAAAAAGGAATACAAATTGCAGGAACAATACTCCAATCGAGTTGTTGCTCTGAATCAGGAAACTCGCACCTTACTGTCAAGCTTAGGAGTATGGAAACATATCGAAGCAACCCGTTTTTGTCCAGTGAGAAAAATGCAG GTATGGGATGCTTATTCCGACGCTGTGATAACATTCGATGAGAACCATCTCTCTGAGGAATTGGCGTACATAGTCGAAAACGATCTGCTGTTGGATGCAATCAACAAACAGCTTtccgaaaagaaaaatgtaactgTGGCTTACGAGTCTAAAATCGCTGATGTCAAACTCCCAAAGATGTCGAGCGAATTTGCAACAGTGCAATTGCAATCTGGAAAACAATACAGAACCAGATTATTG GTGGGCGCCGATGGTGTTAATTCGCTGGTGCGAAAGGCGATGGGTGTAGCTTATCCGAATTGGCGATACGATCAATTGGGTATTGTCGCGACTCTCAAACTATCCGAG CCCACGGAAAACGTCGTAGCTTGGCAGAGATTTCTACCAACAGGCCCCATCGCACTGCTACCG TTAACAGATTCTCTCAGTTCGCTTGTGTGGTCCATGACAAGCGAGAAGGCGAAGGAACTGCTACAAGTCACAGAGGAGGAGTTTGTCGACAGAGTAAATGAGGCGCTGTGGCGAGACTATCCGAAGAACAGTATCGTCGAAGGTGGCATGCAGGCACTTCGCCAGCTACTCGCGGAATTCTCCCTGCAGACTGGTGTGTCTAGGCAACTGCAGCCCTCTATAGCGGCGATCGTCGAGGGGTCGCGGGCGGCGTTTCCTCTAGGTTTCGGCCATGCCGCGTCTTACATTCGGCCAGGCACGGTGTTGATTgg GGACGCAGCACACCGAGTTCATCCTCTTGCCGGTCAAGGTGTGAATCTGGGCTTTGGCGATGTGACAGTACTGACGCAGATCCTGGCCGAAGCTGTTATGGACGGTGGTTTGATCAACGACATGATGTATTTGGAGAAATATGAGACATTAAGACAACGGCACAATGTACCGACGATGCTTGTCATCGATGCGCTTCATCGACTTTACCGAGGCACCGCGACACCCATTGTTCTAACTAGGAGCTTGGGTCTACAATTGATGAACGCTATCCCACAAGTCAAG aaaatattgatggACCAGGCTGCAGGAAGGACAATTCTTAAGTTTTAA